One stretch of Deinococcus carri DNA includes these proteins:
- a CDS encoding ATP-binding protein, with the protein MEEQQEQADSAALPDAPLTFDTWEEWEAFVSQKPVEKPSKVSRTQMSAMTFDQRKLYNQSRVDYHNSFGPILTPDMRRVHEILLPLIRANLLAQPGARRGAVIDGEGTVGKTTILANLGKQYELEMRERYTTGRTRQNDVYKPVAYVTLRGATTIKGLSTKLAKFYNTPYPKGADADEITDLVVNNAKRCATTLLFIDDIHYLKPGNKTSQDVNNHIKDFANSIAATIVVAGIDVKNNKFFTEGLGETPENSRKSQTRRRFTLLEVGSFKYDEEVAYRITQGSDGETPRVVTNKDVWMDLLKLLESNLVLGRRSENTLLELDQYLWSRTGGFISALCHLVRRGANMAIENGSERITKSILETILLDQGAEEDYIVRSRTSSGLK; encoded by the coding sequence ATGGAAGAGCAACAGGAACAGGCAGATTCGGCAGCGTTACCGGACGCTCCTCTCACCTTCGACACCTGGGAGGAATGGGAGGCCTTCGTAAGTCAGAAGCCTGTGGAGAAGCCCTCAAAGGTTTCCCGCACCCAGATGAGTGCCATGACCTTCGATCAAAGGAAACTTTACAATCAAAGTCGGGTGGACTATCACAACAGCTTCGGCCCCATCCTCACGCCCGACATGAGGAGAGTTCACGAAATCCTGCTGCCACTCATCCGAGCGAACCTCCTCGCTCAACCGGGTGCCCGCCGCGGCGCCGTCATCGACGGTGAAGGGACCGTAGGCAAGACGACCATCCTCGCCAACCTCGGCAAGCAGTACGAACTGGAGATGCGGGAGAGGTATACCACAGGCAGGACGCGTCAGAACGACGTGTACAAGCCCGTCGCCTACGTGACCCTGCGTGGAGCCACCACCATCAAGGGGCTCAGCACCAAACTCGCGAAGTTCTATAACACTCCCTACCCGAAGGGTGCGGACGCCGACGAAATTACAGATCTAGTCGTCAACAATGCCAAACGTTGTGCGACGACACTTCTATTCATCGACGACATACATTATTTGAAACCAGGCAACAAGACCTCACAGGACGTCAACAACCACATCAAGGACTTCGCCAACAGCATAGCCGCCACGATCGTCGTCGCCGGGATCGATGTCAAGAACAACAAGTTTTTCACGGAGGGGTTGGGAGAGACGCCCGAGAACTCCAGAAAGTCGCAGACTCGGCGCAGATTTACGCTTCTGGAAGTGGGCAGCTTCAAATACGATGAAGAGGTCGCCTATAGGATTACACAAGGGAGTGATGGAGAGACTCCAAGGGTAGTCACGAACAAAGACGTGTGGATGGACCTTCTGAAACTGTTGGAGAGCAATCTTGTGCTCGGGAGAAGATCCGAGAACACACTGTTGGAATTAGATCAGTATTTGTGGAGCAGAACCGGCGGCTTCATTTCAGCCTTGTGTCATCTGGTGAGGCGGGGTGCGAATATGGCTATTGAAAACGGCAGTGAAAGAATAACAAAGAGTATACTAGAGACGATTCTACTGGACCAGGGCGCCGAGGAGGATTATATCGTGAGATCCCGAACGTCTTCGGGATTAAAATAG
- a CDS encoding TnsA-like heteromeric transposase endonuclease subunit has protein sequence MYSNFQVDFLTKAKTSSTGVGLLEVSTLPFETCQPVRRPRAYHGQRHFPNLYFFEKMSKLILCESRNERAAVMLLDFNPIIDVVATQPFRLHYKLKQRSYVHYPDIYTRDRYGRVCIIDVKALDFVDDADFQRQAEATKIACDQIGWGYEIQTEPHPTFFSNVSWLSGYRSLREEKAGYADSLVDNAHLTEHSIGSLIRSVDGPAYLVRPILFWLLWRQVLNVDLYLPMTDSTPILTEARGGHSAER, from the coding sequence ATGTACAGCAACTTCCAGGTCGACTTCCTGACGAAAGCCAAAACATCCTCGACGGGGGTGGGTCTGCTCGAAGTCTCGACCCTGCCGTTCGAGACCTGTCAGCCCGTACGGCGTCCCCGGGCCTACCACGGGCAGCGACATTTTCCCAATCTCTATTTCTTCGAGAAGATGTCAAAGCTCATTCTCTGCGAGAGTCGGAATGAGCGAGCCGCAGTCATGCTCCTCGACTTCAACCCCATCATTGACGTCGTTGCAACACAACCCTTCAGATTACATTATAAACTCAAACAACGGTCCTATGTACATTATCCTGACATATACACAAGAGATAGGTACGGAAGGGTATGCATTATAGATGTCAAGGCACTCGATTTCGTCGACGATGCGGATTTCCAGCGGCAGGCGGAGGCGACGAAAATCGCATGTGATCAGATCGGTTGGGGTTACGAAATACAAACCGAACCTCATCCGACCTTCTTCTCAAACGTTTCTTGGCTCTCAGGCTACAGGAGCCTCCGTGAAGAGAAGGCAGGCTACGCCGATTCCCTTGTCGACAACGCTCATCTTACGGAACACTCCATCGGCTCCCTCATAAGGAGTGTCGACGGCCCTGCCTATCTGGTACGACCGATCCTCTTCTGGCTCCTTTGGAGACAAGTTCTCAACGTAGATCTGTATCTACCGATGACTGACAGTACACCAATTCTGACCGAAGCGCGGGGTGGTCACTCTGCCGAACGCTAG
- a CDS encoding GIY-YIG nuclease family protein yields MEDTTLVPRTPGFVYVMRSPALREGLYKIGLTAASHPEATDALKRRARELNDPTGSPGGYQLVEARWSPDCKAAERWAHHLLREYRYLPGKELFWVPRPARVQAALRLAVFKAEQRQPLPQRKLRARKSVTVHYRQGVGFWDRPPAGLDSYMEGCQLLPLFPRRGEAFLRRAGGMLLPPELVSEAPFVPALRLLGEHYARGAWMDVTAPNVRVGPGESPLLLPAWLLCRPAPAARTWLKAAAAQGDWLAHGRLAQLELATSRPEAAQIHQAQAHLTVFGVGLVEALARANGELDEVCSPLDAGAFRREDGRTAWRILVTWASQIKRGQMAPPDPSLRRQLKRELAQHLEERWVPLAQRDVLMAVLDQQL; encoded by the coding sequence GTGGAGGACACCACCCTCGTCCCACGTACGCCGGGCTTCGTGTATGTGATGCGCAGCCCGGCCCTGCGCGAAGGCCTGTACAAGATCGGCCTGACCGCTGCGTCGCATCCGGAAGCAACGGATGCCCTAAAGCGCCGGGCACGTGAGCTTAATGACCCCACAGGCAGTCCTGGCGGATATCAGTTGGTGGAGGCACGCTGGTCCCCCGACTGCAAGGCGGCAGAACGCTGGGCGCACCACCTGCTGCGCGAGTACCGCTACCTGCCCGGTAAGGAGCTGTTCTGGGTGCCACGTCCGGCGCGTGTGCAAGCGGCCCTTCGCTTAGCAGTCTTCAAGGCTGAGCAGCGTCAACCGCTGCCGCAGCGTAAGCTTCGTGCGCGAAAAAGCGTCACTGTGCACTACCGCCAGGGTGTGGGGTTCTGGGATAGGCCGCCTGCGGGTCTGGACTCCTACATGGAGGGCTGTCAGTTGCTGCCGCTCTTCCCCCGCCGTGGGGAGGCTTTCTTGCGCCGCGCTGGCGGCATGCTGCTGCCCCCAGAGTTGGTGAGTGAGGCACCCTTCGTGCCTGCTCTCCGACTGCTGGGCGAGCATTACGCGCGCGGCGCATGGATGGATGTGACTGCGCCTAATGTGCGGGTGGGTCCAGGCGAATCGCCCCTATTGTTGCCCGCGTGGTTATTGTGCCGGCCAGCGCCAGCTGCGCGTACATGGCTGAAGGCGGCCGCCGCGCAGGGGGACTGGCTCGCCCATGGACGACTCGCCCAGTTGGAACTCGCAACGAGCCGCCCCGAGGCAGCGCAGATCCATCAGGCGCAGGCGCATCTAACCGTGTTCGGTGTGGGTCTGGTTGAGGCCCTTGCGAGGGCAAATGGCGAGTTGGATGAGGTCTGCAGTCCTCTGGACGCTGGCGCGTTCCGGCGCGAGGACGGCCGTACGGCTTGGCGCATCCTGGTCACCTGGGCATCTCAGATAAAGAGGGGCCAGATGGCGCCTCCTGATCCCAGCCTACGCAGGCAGCTGAAGCGGGAATTGGCGCAGCACCTTGAAGAGCGGTGGGTTCCACTCGCTCAGCGGGACGTGTTGATGGCCGTGCTGGACCAACAGTTGTAA
- a CDS encoding TnsA-like heteromeric transposase endonuclease subunit has product MPSYRVALQRSDGSVLPDAPLTALLHTPVASLAPWRESQNYPGQRHLTGLAYLARSGQHVPFESRLEQFALTRLDHDPATVRVAAQPFLLTWEVEGKVVGHVPDFLVERRRQGPLVLDIKPKAFVDRPDTACAFAATREACDRLSWNYAVWTEPSRPFLHNLRWLSAHHRPPFEHEVYAPLLRALLQDSPRTIGELVGALDPECLVRPVLFHLMWRREVLADLEVLLDDFTPVRLA; this is encoded by the coding sequence ATGCCATCCTACCGCGTTGCGCTTCAGCGCAGCGACGGGTCCGTGTTGCCGGACGCGCCCCTCACGGCGCTCTTGCACACGCCCGTCGCGTCCCTCGCCCCCTGGCGTGAGTCCCAGAATTACCCGGGCCAGCGCCACCTCACCGGGCTGGCCTACCTCGCCCGCAGCGGCCAGCACGTCCCCTTCGAGTCGAGGCTCGAGCAGTTCGCCCTCACCCGGCTCGACCACGACCCCGCCACCGTGCGGGTCGCTGCCCAGCCCTTCCTGCTCACCTGGGAGGTGGAGGGCAAGGTGGTCGGCCACGTGCCCGACTTCCTGGTCGAGCGGCGGCGCCAGGGGCCGCTGGTCCTCGACATCAAGCCCAAGGCCTTTGTCGACCGACCCGACACCGCGTGCGCCTTCGCGGCCACCCGCGAGGCGTGCGACCGGCTCAGCTGGAACTACGCCGTCTGGACCGAGCCCTCGCGCCCCTTCCTGCACAACCTGCGCTGGCTCAGCGCCCACCACCGTCCCCCCTTCGAGCATGAGGTCTATGCGCCCCTGCTGCGGGCGCTCCTGCAAGACAGTCCCCGCACCATCGGAGAGCTGGTGGGCGCCCTGGACCCCGAGTGCCTGGTGCGCCCCGTGCTGTTCCACCTGATGTGGCGCCGCGAGGTGCTCGCTGACCTGGAAGTGCTGCTGGACGACTTCACCCCGGTGCGGCTGGCGTGA
- a CDS encoding ATP-binding protein, protein MSRSVQYQGLSPVRRRYTTIESWRHYVALEEPPRPELADERQKALWTPSDRETYDEARRVYHRRFDPLETPDVREIHKQIGFQLWENLDAGFGAKPGGAVDGDATLGKTTIVAELGKSFERRLLREHPVVDPQMVHLAVPVVYITLPARATPKTLNLTIARFYNLLLPDSLRRVSTDDLNVAITQAVEDHGTQVIIVDDLHYLQLRSKNKFQEEAALVANNHLKHLANILDVTFVYAGIHLENSGLFDEGALLSGDQAQTGGRFLHCKVHRFENRSLAWLSMLEVLERRLVLERLEPGTLTALGDYLFRRSHGGIGDVVGLVRRAANLAVGHGETITEKLLEQTKLPRNPQFHYERLQGQQAQDTGSPRKGKAA, encoded by the coding sequence ATGAGCCGCTCCGTGCAGTACCAGGGCCTGAGCCCGGTTCGCCGCCGTTACACCACCATCGAGTCGTGGCGGCACTACGTTGCGCTGGAAGAACCCCCGCGCCCCGAGCTGGCGGATGAGCGCCAGAAGGCGTTGTGGACCCCCTCGGACCGCGAGACCTACGACGAGGCGCGCCGGGTCTACCACCGCCGCTTCGACCCGCTGGAGACGCCCGATGTGCGCGAAATTCACAAGCAGATCGGCTTCCAGTTGTGGGAGAATCTCGACGCGGGCTTCGGCGCCAAGCCCGGCGGGGCCGTCGACGGGGACGCGACGCTGGGCAAGACCACCATCGTCGCGGAGCTGGGCAAGAGCTTCGAGCGGCGCCTGCTGCGCGAGCATCCCGTCGTCGATCCGCAGATGGTGCACCTCGCAGTGCCGGTGGTCTACATCACCCTGCCGGCCCGGGCGACCCCGAAGACGCTGAACCTCACCATCGCGCGCTTCTACAACCTGCTCCTGCCCGACAGCTTGCGCCGGGTCTCCACCGATGACCTCAACGTCGCCATCACCCAGGCGGTGGAGGATCACGGCACCCAGGTGATCATCGTCGACGACCTGCACTACCTGCAGCTGCGCAGCAAGAACAAATTCCAGGAAGAGGCGGCCCTGGTGGCCAACAATCACCTCAAGCACCTGGCGAACATCCTGGACGTCACCTTCGTGTACGCGGGCATCCACCTCGAGAACTCCGGGCTCTTCGACGAGGGGGCCCTGCTCTCCGGTGACCAGGCCCAGACCGGGGGCCGATTCCTGCACTGCAAGGTCCACCGCTTTGAGAACCGCAGCCTGGCCTGGCTGAGCATGCTCGAGGTCCTGGAGCGCCGGCTGGTGCTGGAGCGCCTGGAACCCGGCACCCTGACCGCATTGGGCGACTACCTCTTCCGCCGCTCGCACGGCGGGATCGGGGACGTCGTCGGCCTGGTGCGCCGGGCCGCCAACCTGGCCGTGGGGCACGGTGAGACGATCACCGAGAAGCTGCTGGAGCAGACGAAGCTGCCCCGCAACCCCCAGTTCCACTACGAGCGCCTGCAGGGTCAGCAGGCGCAGGACACCGGCAGCCCCCGGAAGGGGAAGGCCGCATGA
- a CDS encoding TniQ family protein, giving the protein MLQSRPIPVPGQSLPSYLETLAAGLPLPIPLLTALFRTGLIDAERVEEIGPAYGIDLEPARLREFARLTRLDEAQVRGMLLSHYHGVALDLAGLEPDNAGSVRRAALDSWAFFDTSWICPRCVAQTRALQVSWRLPLHFACLHHRVLHADTCPTCGKLFGHIRQGHGGTPLFASQVPRPGHCWNAPPVGQCRTGRLARPCGFDLARARAHDLTPFPRVLAAQHVILGVLDRGRGWVAGRERTALEYVGHLRSVAALLLYGARAGDLGELPPLLLDEVEAYVEDRDQRLEQRISRREREGGRGGPTIAAYRGTQRSAALMAAVLTPAVELLAAGSVGELAERLAPLVERARAVKQRKLRLMGTDFHFEGPLAEALDAVLAPRAGFDIRVGSRSRLVPPGGYRFRAEHVPQLLWLGVYRERFAPLLAESSIGEDYARRVVSMALVKLTADYSWVQTAEALDLPRGSGTGSANKVMGVLNALGRADAFAGALHALAATLHGRGDLTDYAALRRRLEDFSEVPWDVWCDIAGPTQCLPGKHGGKNRFAAAYVWAQATGGDWRLSPALRGRNHLMQRDMYRRFEKEDLMHVQSGLDDLAADLAAGENWQS; this is encoded by the coding sequence GTGCTGCAGTCCCGTCCCATTCCTGTGCCTGGGCAGAGCCTGCCCTCCTACCTGGAGACGCTGGCGGCCGGGCTGCCCCTTCCCATTCCCCTGCTCACGGCCCTGTTCCGCACCGGCCTGATCGACGCGGAGCGGGTCGAGGAGATCGGCCCCGCCTACGGCATCGACCTGGAGCCCGCCCGCCTGCGCGAGTTCGCCCGGCTCACCCGGCTGGATGAGGCGCAGGTCCGGGGCATGCTGCTCTCCCACTACCACGGGGTGGCGCTGGACCTCGCGGGGCTCGAGCCTGACAACGCGGGCAGTGTGCGCCGGGCCGCGCTGGATTCCTGGGCCTTTTTCGACACCAGCTGGATCTGCCCGCGCTGCGTGGCGCAGACCCGGGCGCTGCAGGTCTCCTGGCGCCTGCCGCTGCACTTCGCCTGCCTGCACCACAGAGTGCTGCACGCCGACACCTGCCCGACGTGCGGCAAGCTGTTCGGCCACATCCGCCAGGGCCATGGGGGCACCCCGCTGTTCGCCTCCCAGGTGCCGCGCCCGGGGCACTGCTGGAATGCGCCCCCGGTGGGCCAGTGCAGGACCGGACGCCTCGCCCGGCCCTGCGGCTTCGACCTGGCCCGGGCCCGCGCCCATGACCTCACCCCCTTCCCCCGGGTGTTGGCGGCCCAGCACGTCATCCTGGGCGTGCTGGATCGTGGCCGCGGCTGGGTGGCGGGCCGCGAGCGCACGGCGCTGGAATACGTGGGCCACCTGCGCTCGGTGGCGGCGCTGCTGCTGTATGGGGCCCGTGCGGGCGACCTGGGGGAGCTGCCGCCGCTCTTGCTGGACGAGGTAGAGGCCTATGTCGAGGACCGCGACCAGCGGCTGGAGCAGCGGATCAGCCGGCGCGAGCGGGAGGGGGGCCGCGGCGGCCCCACGATCGCGGCCTACCGGGGGACCCAGCGCTCCGCGGCGCTGATGGCAGCCGTGCTCACCCCGGCGGTGGAGTTGCTGGCCGCTGGCAGCGTGGGCGAGCTCGCCGAGCGCCTGGCGCCCCTGGTGGAGCGGGCGCGGGCGGTCAAGCAGCGCAAGCTGCGCCTGATGGGTACCGACTTCCACTTCGAGGGGCCGCTGGCCGAGGCCCTAGACGCGGTGCTCGCGCCCCGGGCGGGCTTTGACATCCGGGTGGGAAGCCGCTCGCGCCTCGTGCCGCCCGGCGGGTACCGCTTCCGGGCCGAGCACGTGCCGCAGCTGCTGTGGCTCGGCGTGTACCGCGAGCGCTTCGCGCCGCTGCTGGCGGAGTCCAGTATCGGCGAGGACTATGCGCGGCGGGTGGTGAGCATGGCGCTGGTCAAGCTCACCGCCGACTACAGCTGGGTGCAGACGGCCGAAGCGCTGGACCTTCCGCGCGGAAGTGGCACGGGGAGTGCGAACAAGGTGATGGGGGTGCTGAACGCCCTGGGGCGCGCAGACGCCTTCGCGGGGGCGCTGCACGCCCTGGCCGCGACCCTGCACGGGCGGGGAGACCTCACCGACTACGCGGCGCTGCGGCGCCGGCTCGAGGACTTCTCCGAGGTGCCCTGGGACGTCTGGTGCGACATTGCGGGCCCAACGCAGTGCCTGCCCGGCAAGCACGGCGGTAAGAACCGCTTCGCGGCCGCCTATGTCTGGGCGCAGGCCACCGGGGGGGACTGGCGGCTCTCGCCCGCGCTGCGGGGCAGAAATCACCTGATGCAGCGCGACATGTATCGCCGCTTCGAGAAAGAGGACCTCATGCACGTCCAGTCCGGCCTGGACGACCTCGCCGCCGACCTGGCCGCCGGGGAGAATTGGCAAAGCTGA